In one Thermococcus sp. 2319x1 genomic region, the following are encoded:
- a CDS encoding YkgJ family cysteine cluster protein, whose amino-acid sequence MRFKPKPLKSDVKFECKFCLDCCRGRFIYLTLHDIKNIMRRGHDPQEFILLTGEGGKIRFVLAYREWDLGCVFHDPETGKCKIHNYNPLICQIYPFMVSHKPLGIEGEEPFEYNGEKLWLYYDESCPGIGEGKEVITKEKIAELGIKFQKEFEKTDLDGLGILLNGENNGT is encoded by the coding sequence GTGAGATTCAAGCCAAAACCATTGAAGAGCGATGTGAAGTTTGAGTGCAAATTCTGCCTCGACTGCTGTAGAGGGAGGTTTATCTACTTAACCTTGCATGACATAAAGAACATAATGAGAAGGGGGCATGATCCACAGGAATTTATCCTTCTAACTGGTGAAGGGGGAAAAATACGCTTTGTCTTGGCCTATAGAGAATGGGATCTTGGGTGTGTTTTCCACGATCCAGAAACTGGAAAGTGTAAAATTCACAATTACAATCCCTTAATTTGTCAGATCTATCCCTTCATGGTCTCCCACAAGCCGCTTGGCATTGAAGGTGAAGAACCTTTTGAGTACAATGGAGAAAAGCTCTGGCTCTACTACGACGAGAGCTGTCCGGGGATTGGGGAAGGGAAAGAGGTCATAACGAAGGAGAAAATAGCAGAACTCGGAATAAAGTTCCAGAAAGAATTTGAAAAAACTGATTTGGATGGCTTAGGCATTCTTTTGAACGGTGAAAACAATGGAACTTAG